The proteins below come from a single Eucalyptus grandis isolate ANBG69807.140 chromosome 3, ASM1654582v1, whole genome shotgun sequence genomic window:
- the LOC104438811 gene encoding disease resistance protein RPV1-like encodes MAEVARREKSRAESPVSSSQFEGSQAKMGIAYEVFSSFRGRDIHTGFTDHLCSSLVDAGFSVFQDDDKLRQIVSSRARPDDRVQEQNGTLSCPSSTKSSPGMWGTRRGVSGRPFIQLRSIMTQRWSNDGSELSKRHEAKLVKIIVRKVLGDLKEAFELDVTENLVGTSAHVEEIMRILSTDNRDTRIVEIHGMVVCVFRRDFPLPEFGDLSRDIVFTTGGLPLALEVIGSFLCGKRLVVWKDTLKKLRQIPDKEMQETFRRMGIEALSVMPLIKVGNDHRFLMHDQLRDFGREFVQQENYMEPWKHSRLRIHKEALRVLEENKGTKKIEVLCLNKSGLGRVYSNLAELPESLGCLQKLQCLSLKECNSLRGIPNSIGKLECLTELDISCTGFTELPKSIGDLRNFEVLQMVRSYVTRLPRGIGMLEKLTILDATNCEILAEVCSDIGELSSLKALRLLGTDLWLARKHL; translated from the exons ATGGCTGAGGTCGCTCGCCGTGAGAAGTCTCGAGCCGAATCTCCTGTTTCTTCTTCCCAGTTCGAAGGAAGCCAAGCCAAAATGGGAATCG CCTACGAGGTGTTCTCGAGCTTCAGGGGCAGGGACATCCACACCGGCTTCACCGACCACCTTTGCAGCAGCCTCGTCGACGCCGGGTTCTCCGTGTTCCAGGACGACGACAAGCTCCGC CAAATAGTGTCTTCACGAGCTCGCCCAGATGATCGAGTGCAAGAGCAGAATGGCACGTTGTCTTGCCCATCTTCTACAAAGTCGAGCCCGGGCATGTGGGGCACCAGACGGGGAGTTTCGGGAAGGCCTTTCATACAATTAAGAAGCATTATGACGCAGAGGTGGTCCAACGATGGGAGCGAGCTCTCCAAGAG ACATGAAGCTAAGTTGGTAAAGATAATTGTCAGGAAGGTTTTGGGCGATTTAAAGGAAGCTTTTGAGTTGGACGTCACAGAGAACTTGGTCGGGACTAGTGCTCATGTAGaggaaattatgagaattttaaGTACTGATAACAGAGATACTCGAATTGTTGAAATCCATGGAATGGTGGT ATGTGTATTTAGAAGGGACTTCCCTTTGCCTGAATTTGGGGATCTGTCGCGCGATATTGTGTTCACTACAGGAGGGCTTCCTTTAGCACTCGAGGTTATAGGTTCATTCTTGTGCGGAAAACGCCTAGTAGTGTGGAAAGATACGCTGAAGAAGTTAAGGCAAATACCAGATAAGGAAATGCAAGAGACTTTTAGGC GGATGGGAATTGAAGCATTGAGTGTGATGCCCTTGATAAAAGTGGGAAATGACCATAGGTTTTTAATGCATGACCAATTGAGAGATTTTGGTAGGGAATTTGTCCAGCAGGAAAACTACATGGAGCCTTGGAAACATAGTCGATTAAGGATTCACAAGGAGGCCTTACGTGTTCTAGAGGAGAATAAG GGAACTAAAAAGATAGAGGTCCTCTGTCTTAACAAGAGTGGCTTAGGCAGGGTGTACAGCAAT CTTGCTGAACTTCCAGAATCCCTAGGGTGCCTTCAGAAACTGCAGTGCTTATCATTAAAGGAATGTAACTCGTTGAGAGGGATCCCCAACTCAATTGGCAAGTTGGAATGTTTAACTGAACTGGACATATCTTGCACAGGATTTACGGAGTTACCCAAATCCATTGGAGACTTGCGTAATTTTGAAGTTCTGCAAATGGTGCGGTCATATGTAACAAGGTTACCCAGGGGTATTGGAATGTTGGAGAAGCTCACCATATTAGATGCCACAAATTGCGAAATCCTGGCAGAAGTTTGTAGTGATATTGGGGAATTGTCTTCATTGAAGGCCCTCCGATTGTTGGGGACAGATTTGTGGCTTGCCAGAAAGCATTTGTAA
- the LOC120291575 gene encoding disease resistance protein TAO1-like: MLILEYCENLEGFDPSIENVKCLVSLNLISCGKLKNLPERLGELRKLEELLVDNTSIGIIPTCIEFLTELKMLSAVGCEKLTSVPSSISHLVNLSTLKLKRCKALHELPDSIQACRKLQHLSLAGCYELTKIPSSIGKMGELELPDSIGELTKLKILRISHTEIEKLPSAIGKLTSLQELDASGCQKLTGQLLLDEGGLPSLSTLRLGSAKISCLLDDSHERSTLKLRELSALEHLDLLYCTELQSLPEPPSGLLSLQLTCLSKKLPSLSHLSHLEKLTLHSCMSLRSIPKLPSCIQELRVQKCPELKKLSNLHELKFLLELEFWQCYRLERLDVEALDCLRKLGLSTSTELSNLNDFEVLESLRYLDPQSHNEKVDNLQAIQGLEKLGSLEVLDIFGLEHIQKLDLSKSEHLKVLTVKNCKSLVEICCHSKFLKDFACDGCESLKKFPDYLAHGKP, translated from the exons ATGCTAATATTGgaatattgtgaaaatttggagGGATTCGACCCTTCCATTGAAAATGTCAAGTGCCTCGTTTCTTTGAACTTGATATCCTGTGGGAAGCTCAAGAATTTACCTGAAAGACTAGGTGAACTAAGAAAGTTGGAGGAACTTCTCGTTGACAATACTAGTATAGGAATAATCCCTACTTGTATAGAATTTCTGACGGAGCTGAAGATGCTTAGCGCCGTGGGTTGTGAAAAACTGACTAGTGTTCCCAGCTCAATAAGCCATCTGGTAAATTTGTCAACCCTGAAGTTGAAAAGGTGCAAAGCACTGCATGAACTTCCGGACTCCATTCAGGCTTGTAGAAAATTGCAGCACTTGTCGTTAGCGGGCTGCTACGAATTGACAAAGATCCCCTCTTCAATTGGGAAGATGGGAGAATTG GAATTACCTGACTCCATTGGGGAACTGacgaaattgaaaattctgagGATTTCTCATACGGAGATAGAAAAGTTACCAAGCGCTATTGGAAAATTGACAAGCCTCCAAGAGTTAGATGCCTCAGGCTGCCAGAAACTGACAGGACAACTTCTTCTTGATGAAGGTGGATTGCCTTCCCTAAGCACTCTTCGTTTAGGTAGTGCAAAAATTTCTTGCTTGCTAGATGACTCTCACGAGCGTTCTACTCTCAAACTTCGTGAGCTTTCTGCTCTCGAACACCTCGATTTACTTTACTGTACTGAGCTTCAGTCATTGCCAGAACCTCCTTCCGGCTTATTATCCCTGCAGCTCACCTGTCTGAGCAAAAAGCTTCCATCGCTCTCTCACCTAAGTCATCTGGAGAAGCTCACCCTCCACTCTTGCATGTCTCTTCGAAGCATCCCAAAGCTTCCCTCCTGCATACAAGAGCTCCGCGTTCAGAAATGTCCCGAATTGAAAAAGTTGTCAAATCTTCACGAGTTGAAATTCTTGTTGGAATTAGAGTTCTGGCAATGCTATAGGCTGGAGAGATTGGATGTGGAAGCTTTAGATTGCCTAAGAAAGTTGGGCTTATCCACAAGCACAGAGTTGTCCAACCTCAACGACTTTGAAGTTTTAGAGTCGTTGAGATACTTGGACCCGCAAAGCCATAATGAAAAGGTAGATAATCTCCAAGCGATACAAGGCCTTGAAAAATTGGGATCCCTGGAAGTGTTGGATATCTTTGGGCTCGAGCACATTCAAAAACTGGACCTTTCAAAGTCTGAGCATCTGAAGGTGTTGACTGTTAAGAATTGCAAAAGCTTAGTTGAAATTTGCTGCCATAGTAAATTCCTGAAGGACTTTGCTTGTGATGGGTGCGAGTCACTCAAGAAATTCCCAGACTATTTAGCACACGGCAAACCATGA